GGTCACCTTTGCAACAAGGCACACACTGACTACCCAGCACAACAGCCACCTTCCCTGTCCCCACTGCCCACATCCTGGATCACCTGCCTCACAGCACTTACCACCTTCTAGCACTTTCCTTCCTTACTCTGGTTATAGTGTATCTATCATCTGCCTCTTTCCACTGGAACATATGCTACAAAAGGCCagagatttttctgattttacttcAATGGTGTTCCCCAGATGCAGAACCATTCTGTCCCATGTCTGGCCAATGACAAAGGTCAGTTGAATGAATGATCACTGTGGAGCACCTCCCTATTCTAAAGGCAGTATCTTTATTAACATAGCCTTAGGCCAAATGCTGCTTTGTGGCAGGTACAGCACAAGGTCCCCTCACACTGAGATAGAGGCCACCTATGTTTTTCTCAGCAGTGCTGCTGGTGTgccctccttcccccatccctctTTCTACAGCAACGCCCCCCATGCCCCCCACCCCAGCACACTGCAGCTCACAACCAGGTTCTCTCTTCAGGAAAGAACAGTCCTTGGTGATGGGTCCAATTTCAGAGACAAATGTAAGTCTAAATTAGACTCTGCTTTATAGATTCATGAGTTGGGATTGGATTCAGCACCAAGATCACTAGAAacagggcagggagagagggcaggagagCAGAGCAGAACAGAAGCTCTAGAAGCAGGGCAGGAGGTGAATGGCTCTGAACATTTGTCTCAGAATGCACAGAGACCCCGTGTGCAGGGGCTGCCTTGGCGACGTCTGAGCCTCTGTGGTCACAGCTCCCGCTGGACAAGTTTCCACTGAAGGGACAACGACGATGGAGCAGTGAAGGTGACCCAGCTGAGGACTGACCATATAAAGCCCATGAAGAACTGAACAGCAACTAGGCACAGGCCCAGTCCACACTGGGCTCCCCACTGCCTTCTCCACCCCCACCTGCAACAGACTCAGCACAGTGAACATGTGGATTCTGGAAGGTTCTCAGGTCTTTATTTGCTCTCTCAAATTCTAGGaattgatttatttaattaatcCATCAACCTCTCATAACAgatatttgagaaaacaaatttatattcagATTCTTATTTTCAGTAGGGAAGTAAGAAGTTGCAGCTCAGTGCACATAAAGTTGAGACTGAGATAGAGACATCCAGCCCCACCTCTCTGGAACAGGAAAGAGACTGGGGAGGAAACACAGGTCAGCATGGGAACAGGGCTCACAGTGGACACGGGGGTGGGCTGTCTCTCCACCTCCTCACATTATGCTAACAGGGACGCAGACACATTCAGATGCCTTTGCAGAAAGAGATGCCAGAATGTCTTCAAAAGGGAGGCGTGAAGAAATCCTGCTTCTCAGTTCCACACAAGACAGTTGTCTCAGGCTACAGAAAACAACAGTCATGAACAAAAAATTCAAGTCAGTCATGGTAAGTGATGGCTCTCTGAACAGCCCACCACACACTCGAAACGTTACAATCAAAGAATCTCCATTACCCAGGCCCTTCCCCTctgcccccgccccccccacTCTAGACCCCAATAATCTCACCTTTTCAAGCCGTGAGAGACACATCAGAGCCCTGGGCACTGTCGCTGGCTGGGGTAGAACAAAAACAGGACATGGTCAGAGCCCACAGAAGATGTGGGACAGGAGGAATTATGGGATGGGTGAGCTCCTCCATACTCCCACCCCCACTACTTACACGCAGCCTGAGAGTAGCTCCCTCCTTTTCCACCTGTGGGAAGAAAATGTCCTGTGAGGAGGCTGGGAGGATGCAGGGCCATAAGATCTTAGAGGAACCTCCTAGTCTTGGACCCAAGATAAATTTCCAGAACTATGACTGCAGACCTAGGGCAGGATCAGGGAACAGGAGGAAAGCAGCTGTGTGTCCTGGACCAACTGCCCTCCTAAGGTCTGTCCTTAGCAGGGACCTTCCTCTGACTCTTGAATGCTGGAATCAGGACCCAATACCATAATCATCGAGGTGATACATCCGTCCTTCATTGTCATATTGCTACACAAAAGAGTAAGTGCTGGCACACAGGGTCCCAGGCTGGGTTAGCCCCTGTGTGGATGCTGCTTCCCAGGAATGAGGCAGGGAACACTTCTACCTGGGGCTTGAAACCCCCAGTGGGACAAGAAAATCCagaccccacccctcaccccttccCTACCTGAGCTCTTCCTCCTCCGCATCACAGCAGCGACCACAGCTCCGGTGACCACAACTGCTAGGACAGCCAGGCCAGCAACAATGCCCATGATAGAAATGGTGGACTGGGAAGATGGCTctgggaaaggaggggaaggtgAGGGGCCTGACCCTGCTGAAGGGCTCCAGAAGGGCTCCTGCTTTCCCTGAGAAGAGACATGACCCCTCATCCCCCTCCTTACCCCATCTCAGGGTGAGGGGCTCCGGCAACCCCTCATGCTGCACATGGCACGTGTATCTCTGCTCTTCTCCAGAAGGCACCACCACAGCTCCCCACTTCTGGAAGGTTCCATCTCCTCCTGGCCTGGTCTCCACAAGCTCAGTGTCCTGAGTTTGGTCCTCCCCATCCCGCTGCCAGGTCAGTGTGATCTCCGCAGGGTAGAAGCCCAGGGCCCAGCACCTCAGGATGGTCTCATGGTCAGAGACAGGGTAGTGGGTCACGTGTGTCTTTGGGGGGTCTGATGGGAAGAGTCAGAAAATTCAGGCGCTTTGCATCTCTCATGGGACACTCCAGCAGCGCCCATGTGACCATCCTGAGAATGAACAGGACAcctggggtggggaaggaagCACAGAAGCCAGACACCAGCCTGGACACAAGCATCTGGGATAATCTCCTATTCCTTGGAGAGTTCTAGTCTCTGAGGGAGGAACAGGGACTTCTGGTCCTGACCTGAGTGGAGGGCGAGGGACTCAAAAAAGCTGGAATCAGACCTTCAAACGCATTTAGTGTGAGGCAGAGAACAAGGCCTGAGAGAAAAATACACGGTGCCCAAGGCTGCTGCAGGGGTCAAAGGGGATCCCTGATCTGTATTCTAGGGACTGTCTTCCCCTCCATGTCCTCAGAGACGTCATCCCTCAATTGTCCTAGAGAGCAGAGGGGGCCCTCAGAGGAAATCAGGGAAACTCATGCCATTCTCCATTCAAGGGAGGGCGACATTCTAGCGCTGATCCCATTTTCCTCCCCTCCTCATGGGAGGCCATCCCGGGCGATCTAGAGGTGATGGGGAAGGCTCCCCACTGTCTTTGGTACCCGCGCGCTGCAGCGTCTCCTTCCCGTTCTCCAGGTATCTGCGGAGCCACTCCACGCACTCGCCCTCCAGGTAGGCTCTCCGGCTCTCTGCCACACCGGCCGCCTCCCACTTCCGCTGCGTGTTCTGAGCCGCCATGTCCGCGGCGGTCCAGGAGCGCAGGTCCTCGTTCAGGGCGATGTAATCCTTGCCGTCGTAGGCGCGCTGGTAATACCCGCGGAGGAGGCGCCCGTCGGGTCCCAGGTCGCAGCCAGACATCCTCTGGAGGGTGTGAGACCCTGGCCCCATCCCCGCGGTCAGCCAGTCTCCggagccccgccccgccccgacCACCCCGCCCAACCCGCGAGGATTTTGGCCTCAACTGAAAATGAAACCGGGTAAAGGCGCCTGGGGCTCTCCCCGGTCGAGGGTCTGGGCGGGTCCCGCGGCCTCGGGGCGGATCTCGGACCCGGAGACTCGGGGAGACCCGGGCCGTccgtgggggtggggaggggtcgTGACCTGCGCCCCGGACCGGGGCCACTCACCGGCCTCGCTCTGGTTGTAGTAGCGGAGCGCGGTCCGCAGGTTCTCTCTGTCAGCCTGTGCGTTGGCCTTGGAGATCCGTGTCTGCTCTTCCCAATACTCCGGCCCCTCCTGCTCTATCCACGGCGCCCGCGGCTCCATCCTCGGACTCGCGGCGTCGCTGTCGAACCGCACGAACTGCGTGTCGTCCACGTAGCCCACGTCGATGAAGCGGGGCTCCCCGCGGCCGGGCCGGGACACGGCGGTGCTGAAATACCTCATGGAGTGCGAGCCTGGGGGCGAGGAGAGGCTGAGACCCGCCCGACCCTCCTCCCCGCGCGGCTCCCCG
This is a stretch of genomic DNA from Rhinopithecus roxellana isolate Shanxi Qingling chromosome 4, ASM756505v1, whole genome shotgun sequence. It encodes these proteins:
- the LOC104674706 gene encoding LOW QUALITY PROTEIN: class I histocompatibility antigen, Gogo-B*0101 alpha chain-like (The sequence of the model RefSeq protein was modified relative to this genomic sequence to represent the inferred CDS: inserted 2 bases in 1 codon; deleted 2 bases in 1 codon) — its product is MRVMAPRTLLLLLSGALALTETWAGSHSMRYFSTAVSRPGRGEPRFIDVGYVDDTQFVRFDSDAASPRMEPRAPWIEQEGPEYWEEQTRISKANAQADRENLRTALRYYNQSEAGSHTLQRMSGCDLGPDGRLLRGYYQRAYDGKDYIALNEDLRSWTAADMAAQNTQRKWEAAGVAESRRAYLEGECVEWLRRYLENGKETLQRADPPKTHVTHYPVSDHETILRCWALGFYPAEITLTWQRDGEDQTQDTELVETRPGGDGTFQKWGAVVVPSGEEQRYTCHVQHEGLPEPLTLRWEPSSQSTISIMGIVAGLAVLAVVVTGAVVAAVMRRRKSSGGKGGSYSQAASSDSAQGSDVSHGLKSLRQLSCVELRSRISSRLPFEDXFWHLFLQRHLNVSASLLA